One genomic region from Spirulina subsalsa PCC 9445 encodes:
- a CDS encoding ArnT family glycosyltransferase — MKYQTFPWGGYRQRLPQPEVWQERFWWLGFLVAALLLFTVNLAELPLQAGQETMLAEAAREIMGRNWFFPTLEGRPYVEHFPLLAGLIALAYKWGGVNIWMVRLPGALAGALSVPLLYGVGREILPNRTAAIFAAFSYLTLFPVARYSRLAMGDGVTLCLELLIVFCLLRSRRDWRWTLGIGLGLGLLALVQGAGALLMGAVVFIFLQWDTPRLLRRLPLWFGLLLGITPVILWSILQSLVHEMPWLTGLMLAPLLTPLPPSRFGFPVTLLLELLLWSLPGLLMVGYGYQLCGKNLTWGWSRLIWVWTGVYGLGLILLAVFVPVSIVPLCPVWALAAGLALAEICHFPTYRPYPVLWVGILATLGLLAMMASLAVSVLFPMFPIGILILGSLGITWGSTTLLIARRDRAFPAMLFWGMYLSLLLLFTSPYWLWDLVC; from the coding sequence ATGAAATATCAAACATTTCCCTGGGGAGGTTATCGGCAGCGCTTGCCTCAGCCAGAAGTGTGGCAAGAACGGTTTTGGTGGTTGGGTTTTTTGGTGGCCGCGCTGCTGCTGTTTACGGTAAATCTGGCGGAATTGCCCCTACAGGCAGGTCAAGAGACGATGCTGGCGGAAGCTGCCCGGGAGATCATGGGGAGAAATTGGTTTTTTCCCACCTTGGAAGGTCGTCCTTATGTAGAACATTTTCCCCTGTTAGCTGGGCTAATTGCCTTAGCCTATAAGTGGGGTGGGGTGAATATCTGGATGGTTCGCTTGCCGGGGGCGCTGGCAGGGGCTTTGTCAGTTCCTCTACTCTATGGGGTAGGACGGGAAATTCTGCCCAATCGCACGGCGGCAATTTTCGCGGCGTTTAGTTATTTAACCCTATTTCCCGTGGCGCGCTACAGTCGTTTGGCTATGGGGGATGGAGTGACACTGTGCCTAGAGTTGCTGATTGTGTTTTGTTTGTTGCGATCGCGCCGAGATTGGCGATGGACTCTGGGAATCGGTCTAGGATTGGGTTTGCTGGCCTTAGTACAAGGGGCGGGCGCGCTTTTAATGGGGGCGGTGGTGTTCATCTTTTTACAGTGGGATACCCCCCGTTTATTGCGTCGCTTGCCCCTTTGGTTTGGGCTATTGTTGGGGATTACCCCAGTGATTCTCTGGTCGATTCTACAAAGTTTAGTTCATGAGATGCCCTGGTTAACAGGTTTAATGTTAGCCCCCCTCTTAACGCCCCTGCCCCCCTCCCGCTTTGGTTTTCCGGTTACATTACTGTTAGAACTCTTACTTTGGAGTCTGCCCGGTTTACTCATGGTCGGATATGGCTATCAACTCTGTGGGAAAAACCTCACTTGGGGCTGGAGTCGCTTAATTTGGGTCTGGACGGGAGTCTATGGATTAGGACTGATTCTGCTAGCGGTTTTTGTTCCCGTGTCGATTGTCCCCTTGTGTCCAGTTTGGGCGTTAGCTGCCGGATTAGCACTAGCGGAAATCTGCCATTTCCCCACCTATCGCCCCTATCCTGTGTTATGGGTGGGCATTTTGGCCACTTTGGGACTCTTGGCGATGATGGCGAGTTTAGCTGTGAGTGTGTTGTTTCCAATGTTCCCCATTGGGATCTTAATTCTGGGATCCTTGGGTATTACTTGGGGGAGTACCACCCTCTTGATTGCCCGACGCGATCGCGCTTTCCCCGCTATGTTGTTCTGGGGAATGTATCTTTCCCTATTACTCCTGTTCACCTCCCCCTATTGGTTATGGGATCTTGTTTGTTGA
- the rpmA gene encoding 50S ribosomal protein L27, whose product MAHKKGTGSTRNGRDSNSKRLGVKRYGGQVVRAGNILVRQRGTKFHPGQNVGRGGDDTLFALVDGVVKFEYKTKSKKKISVYPVEEAVS is encoded by the coding sequence AAGAAAGGAACAGGAAGTACAAGGAACGGCCGCGACTCTAATTCTAAGCGCTTAGGTGTGAAGCGTTACGGTGGCCAAGTCGTTCGCGCCGGAAACATTCTCGTTCGCCAACGGGGAACCAAATTTCACCCTGGACAAAATGTGGGACGCGGTGGAGATGACACCCTGTTTGCTTTGGTGGATGGTGTGGTGAAGTTTGAATATAAAACCAAGTCCAAGAAAAAAATTAGTGTCTATCCCGTAGAAGAAGCGGTTAGTTAA